The Luteolibacter arcticus genome includes a window with the following:
- a CDS encoding RNA recognition motif domain-containing protein, which translates to MIVLIRNIDRSITEEHVRRMLDQYGKVRTFDLVIDKATGQSKGFGFADMPSIDQAEAMIKGLNGTRLGSEKLRVKRAASSSLLGTHEPRPKTAEKKSFFAKKAAKKTAKKAARKFTGKRAPRREG; encoded by the coding sequence ATGATCGTCCTCATCCGCAATATCGACCGCTCCATCACCGAAGAACACGTCCGCAGGATGCTCGACCAGTACGGCAAGGTCCGGACCTTCGACCTGGTGATCGACAAGGCCACCGGCCAGTCCAAGGGCTTTGGCTTCGCCGACATGCCATCGATCGACCAGGCGGAAGCGATGATCAAGGGGCTGAATGGCACCCGGCTCGGCTCCGAAAAGCTGCGGGTGAAACGCGCCGCCTCGTCCTCCCTGCTCGGCACGCATGAGCCGCGACCGAAGACAGCGGAGAAGAAGAGCTTCTTTGCAAAAAAGGCGGCGAAAAAAACCGCAAAGAAAGCGGCCCGGAAATTCACCGGGAAGCGGGCACCGCGGCGGGAAGGCTGA
- a CDS encoding DNA-3-methyladenine glycosylase family protein produces the protein MTSADHARAVAHLRKSCPSMKALIRRVGPCALEIEAGRTPFQALVNAVAHQQLHGKAAQTILGRFRGLFGGRFPGPQALDKVTDEQLRAVGFSRAKTAAIRDIAEKTLSGVVPGSKAIAALPDEEIIARLTQVRGVGRWTVEMLLIFTLGRPDVWPVDDFGVRAGYKIAYGLDEMPKPKELLGFGERFQPHRSVAAWYLWRATDLNRSPEP, from the coding sequence ATGACCTCCGCCGACCACGCCCGTGCTGTCGCCCATCTCCGGAAATCCTGCCCTTCAATGAAGGCGCTGATTCGCCGCGTCGGCCCTTGCGCGCTGGAGATCGAGGCCGGTCGCACGCCCTTCCAAGCGCTGGTCAATGCCGTGGCGCACCAGCAGCTCCATGGCAAGGCGGCGCAGACGATCCTCGGGCGCTTCCGCGGGCTCTTCGGCGGTCGCTTTCCCGGACCGCAGGCGCTGGACAAGGTGACGGACGAACAACTCCGCGCCGTGGGCTTCTCGCGGGCAAAGACGGCCGCCATCCGCGACATCGCCGAGAAGACCTTGTCCGGGGTGGTGCCGGGCTCGAAGGCCATCGCCGCGCTTCCCGATGAGGAAATCATCGCCCGCCTGACGCAGGTCCGCGGTGTCGGCCGCTGGACGGTGGAGATGCTGCTGATCTTCACCCTCGGCCGGCCGGACGTGTGGCCGGTGGATGACTTCGGCGTGCGCGCCGGCTACAAGATCGCGTATGGCCTCGATGAGATGCCGAAGCCAAAGGAGCTGCTCGGATTCGGCGAGAGGTTTCAGCCGCACCGCTCGGTCGCCGCCTGGTACCTGTGGCGGGCCACCGACTTGAATCGCTCGCCGGAGCCGTGA
- a CDS encoding TSUP family transporter translates to MNPLSPVVHGLLFLAGFAGGFIDAIAGGGGLITVPALLATGMPPQVVLGTNKLQSSCGTSIAVWRYARAGLMETPGLRLAVVMAFLASMAGAQAVSILSKDLLKQLIPWLLAAVAVYTALNRRFGVETGKPKMSPVVFAAVFGIAIGFYDGFFGPGTGSFWTLATVALLGLELKGATGYTKAANLASNLGSLGIFLAHGSVHFSAAGAMIGGQVIGARLGAGLVVKKGAGLIRPVFLAVVFAMTAKLLWDAWRG, encoded by the coding sequence ATGAATCCGCTGTCGCCCGTCGTTCACGGGTTGTTGTTTCTGGCGGGTTTCGCGGGTGGATTCATCGATGCCATCGCGGGTGGCGGCGGCTTGATCACGGTGCCGGCCTTGCTGGCGACGGGCATGCCGCCGCAGGTGGTGCTGGGGACGAACAAGCTGCAATCATCGTGCGGCACGTCGATCGCGGTGTGGCGCTACGCGCGGGCCGGCCTGATGGAGACGCCGGGCCTGCGGTTGGCGGTGGTGATGGCGTTTCTCGCGAGCATGGCCGGGGCTCAGGCGGTGAGCATTCTGAGCAAGGACCTGCTGAAGCAACTTATCCCATGGCTGCTGGCGGCGGTGGCGGTTTACACCGCGCTGAACCGGCGCTTCGGCGTCGAGACGGGCAAGCCGAAGATGTCGCCGGTGGTCTTCGCCGCGGTGTTCGGGATCGCGATCGGGTTCTACGATGGCTTCTTCGGGCCGGGCACGGGGTCATTCTGGACGCTGGCGACGGTGGCGCTGTTAGGCCTCGAGCTGAAGGGCGCGACGGGCTACACAAAGGCGGCGAACCTTGCGAGCAACCTCGGTTCGCTGGGGATCTTCCTGGCGCACGGGTCGGTGCATTTCAGCGCCGCGGGAGCGATGATCGGGGGGCAGGTCATCGGCGCCCGGCTCGGTGCGGGTCTGGTGGTGAAGAAGGGCGCGGGCCTGATCCGGCCGGTGTTCCTCGCGGTGGTCTTCGCGATGACGGCGAAGCTGCTGTGGGATGCGTGGCGCGGGTAG
- a CDS encoding DUF1444 family protein, whose protein sequence is MHDDDAGFRDRVIRIAGQVFPGMDFVPDPEEPDVLIVGKWRLGLQNLRAKYELGEISDEDFATMVEDHFGSIFANETPSLDDLSLDEIRDQLRLQVMPADYVQAAPVPIVAFPFATGIAVGIVADFPQSYAYVRQVDLERWKISPEELHEIALENLEAISRDIDVHLSKNDAETILAIDSGDGYDAARILIPGLQDFIASHLGETFRFGIPNRDFLICWRLDCSPEFHRQLGGKIAEDHAERPYALSPSVFVRNSEGNFHEQPGVQAP, encoded by the coding sequence ATGCACGATGACGACGCAGGCTTCCGGGACCGGGTAATCCGAATCGCCGGGCAGGTCTTTCCCGGGATGGATTTCGTACCGGACCCGGAAGAGCCGGATGTCTTGATCGTCGGTAAATGGCGTCTCGGCCTTCAGAACCTCCGGGCGAAGTATGAGCTTGGCGAGATCTCGGACGAGGACTTCGCAACGATGGTGGAGGACCACTTCGGGTCGATCTTCGCGAATGAAACCCCGAGCTTGGATGACCTTTCCCTGGACGAGATTCGGGACCAGCTCCGTCTCCAGGTCATGCCTGCGGATTATGTGCAGGCGGCACCCGTGCCAATCGTCGCCTTTCCCTTCGCGACGGGAATCGCCGTCGGCATCGTCGCGGATTTCCCGCAGTCATACGCATATGTGCGCCAAGTCGACTTGGAGCGATGGAAGATTTCTCCCGAAGAGCTCCACGAGATCGCCCTTGAAAATCTGGAAGCCATCAGCCGCGACATCGACGTGCATCTCAGCAAGAACGATGCGGAGACCATCTTGGCGATCGATAGCGGCGACGGCTACGATGCGGCGCGCATCCTCATTCCCGGACTCCAGGATTTCATCGCCTCGCATCTGGGCGAAACGTTCCGCTTCGGAATTCCCAATCGGGATTTCCTGATCTGTTGGAGGCTCGATTGCAGCCCTGAGTTCCACCGCCAGCTTGGCGGGAAGATTGCCGAAGATCATGCGGAGCGGCCCTATGCGCTGTCGCCCTCCGTCTTCGTCCGCAACTCCGAGGGCAACTTCCACGAGCAACCCGGGGTGCAAGCGCCGTGA
- a CDS encoding type II toxin-antitoxin system HicB family antitoxin: MRLKAIIHEAEEGGFWAEVAALPGCFTQGETLEEVDVNLHEAIEGWLLVAEL; encoded by the coding sequence ATGAGGCTCAAGGCCATCATCCACGAAGCCGAAGAGGGTGGATTTTGGGCAGAAGTGGCGGCGTTGCCCGGTTGCTTTACCCAAGGCGAAACCCTTGAAGAAGTTGACGTCAACCTTCACGAAGCGATCGAGGGATGGTTGCTTGTGGCCGAGCTTTGA
- a CDS encoding S1 family peptidase: MFRTIVLALAATTALASASTAELRDTAKKLSAEHKDAVVWLSVLAKTSMSADGDVPAQIKSALAAQEKEEKSEVTGTIIDASGLIVTALGGLDKSSMVDGQTVNTPMGPIKLKSNSEIKEVKVITADGSEVPADLVLKDEDLGLAFIKVRMDSEEAKGIEFKAINLADSAKGEVLDECIALGRLDESLNREASLLTTEISGITTRPRTFYRVATDAIGCPIYLANGKLLGVSVLRNPKGNSSRTGQIQISPVILPAADIAKVAAQAKDAKPAEPAKAEEKPAEEKPAEEKAGE, translated from the coding sequence ATGTTCCGCACCATCGTTCTCGCCCTCGCGGCGACCACCGCCCTCGCCTCCGCTTCCACCGCGGAACTCCGCGACACTGCCAAGAAGCTCTCCGCCGAGCATAAGGACGCCGTCGTCTGGCTGTCCGTACTCGCCAAGACCAGCATGTCTGCCGATGGCGACGTGCCCGCCCAGATCAAGTCCGCGCTCGCCGCCCAGGAAAAGGAAGAGAAGAGCGAGGTCACCGGCACCATCATCGATGCCTCCGGCCTGATCGTCACTGCGCTCGGCGGCCTCGACAAGTCATCGATGGTCGATGGCCAGACGGTCAACACGCCGATGGGACCGATCAAGCTCAAGTCGAATTCGGAGATCAAGGAAGTGAAGGTCATCACCGCCGATGGCTCGGAAGTTCCCGCTGACCTCGTGCTGAAGGACGAAGACCTGGGGCTCGCCTTCATCAAGGTTCGCATGGACAGCGAGGAGGCCAAGGGCATCGAATTCAAGGCGATCAACCTCGCCGACTCGGCGAAGGGCGAAGTGCTCGACGAGTGCATCGCGCTCGGCCGCCTGGATGAATCGCTCAACCGCGAGGCCAGCCTGCTGACCACCGAGATTTCCGGTATCACCACCCGCCCGCGCACCTTCTACCGCGTGGCCACCGATGCGATCGGCTGCCCGATCTATCTCGCCAATGGCAAGCTGCTCGGAGTGTCGGTGCTGCGCAATCCGAAGGGCAATTCCTCCCGCACCGGCCAGATCCAGATCTCGCCCGTGATCCTGCCCGCCGCCGACATCGCCAAGGTCGCCGCCCAAGCGAAGGACGCGAAGCCGGCTGAACCTGCAAAGGCGGAAGAAAAGCCTGCGGAGGAGAAGCCCGCTGAAGAGAAGGCTGGTGAGTAA
- a CDS encoding PDZ domain-containing protein yields the protein MTCRSALLVLAFATCQPVFSQDASQPPSVPVPAAEVSDAIKKVYPALVRIYVVMEEGSDGTMKKMQGSGSGAIISPEGHVLTNHHVAGRGTRFVCTLSNHDEVDATLVGTDALSDLAILKLDLNTRRFKDQPLAVAGFGDSDALKTGDLVFAMGSPGGLSQSVTRGIVANTEMIVPRHQIGLTLDGEKVGELVRWIGHDAIIYPGNSGGPLVNPAGEIIGVNEVGIASLGGAIPSNLAKKVAAELIDKGSVTRSWIGVEVQPLLRSMADKKGALVASVWKGSPAANAGIQPGDFITAYQGTALPDCHAAEDLPIFNAMVLNTTPGTEVTLAGQRGGQPHTWKLTTVVREPTQAKEGELREWGLTTRDFTQVSALEKSRDDKDGVLVDTVRGGGPSSEAKPPLRGGDVIVKVGGKPMKNRAELIAFTTDFVKDVTEPKPLLVEFERDRQQFATVVKVGPVKDPVKPRLAEKAWMGLATQVITDELATALGIAGKKGVRVTSLAPDSPAKRAGLLEGDLLLKLDGKIINARRPEDSETFPELILAYPVDATVELTGMRAGQPQTWNVSLAPRPIDDSELREYKDELFEFTARQLSTAQRDKMKAELDLEPAGISVMKVEPSGWAALGGLSPDDVILTIDGTPMNEIDTLKTKLISLRDSKPRSVVFGIRRGPRTWFLEIEPRW from the coding sequence ATGACCTGCCGTTCCGCTCTTCTGGTGCTCGCGTTTGCGACCTGCCAGCCCGTTTTTTCCCAGGATGCCAGCCAGCCTCCATCCGTGCCGGTGCCCGCCGCCGAGGTCTCGGATGCCATCAAGAAGGTCTATCCCGCGCTGGTCCGCATCTACGTGGTGATGGAGGAGGGGTCCGACGGCACGATGAAGAAGATGCAGGGCAGCGGCAGCGGCGCGATCATTTCGCCCGAGGGCCACGTGCTGACCAATCACCACGTCGCCGGCCGCGGCACGCGCTTCGTCTGCACGCTTTCCAATCACGATGAGGTGGATGCCACGCTGGTCGGCACCGATGCGCTCTCCGACCTGGCAATTCTCAAGCTGGACCTGAACACCCGCCGCTTCAAGGACCAGCCGCTCGCCGTGGCGGGCTTCGGCGATTCGGATGCGCTCAAGACCGGCGACCTGGTCTTCGCGATGGGTAGCCCCGGCGGGCTCTCGCAATCGGTCACCCGCGGCATCGTCGCGAATACCGAGATGATCGTGCCGCGCCACCAGATCGGCCTGACGCTCGATGGCGAAAAGGTCGGCGAACTGGTCCGCTGGATCGGCCACGACGCGATCATTTATCCCGGCAACAGCGGTGGCCCCTTGGTCAATCCGGCCGGTGAAATCATCGGCGTGAATGAAGTCGGCATCGCCAGCCTTGGCGGCGCGATTCCCTCGAATCTCGCGAAGAAGGTGGCCGCCGAGCTGATCGACAAGGGCAGCGTGACCCGCAGTTGGATCGGCGTGGAAGTCCAGCCGCTTCTGCGCAGCATGGCGGACAAGAAGGGCGCGCTGGTCGCTTCCGTATGGAAGGGCAGCCCCGCCGCGAATGCCGGCATTCAGCCCGGTGACTTCATCACCGCGTATCAGGGCACGGCCTTGCCGGACTGCCATGCCGCGGAGGATTTGCCGATTTTCAATGCGATGGTGCTCAATACCACGCCCGGCACCGAGGTCACCCTGGCCGGCCAGCGCGGTGGCCAGCCGCACACGTGGAAGCTCACCACCGTGGTCCGCGAACCGACGCAGGCAAAGGAAGGCGAACTGCGCGAGTGGGGCCTGACGACCCGCGACTTCACCCAGGTCTCCGCGCTTGAGAAATCACGCGACGACAAGGACGGGGTACTGGTCGATACCGTGCGCGGCGGCGGACCTTCCTCCGAAGCGAAGCCACCCCTGCGTGGCGGAGACGTGATCGTGAAGGTCGGCGGCAAGCCGATGAAGAACCGCGCCGAGCTGATCGCCTTCACGACGGATTTTGTCAAAGATGTCACCGAGCCGAAGCCTCTGCTCGTCGAGTTCGAGCGGGATCGCCAGCAGTTCGCGACCGTGGTGAAGGTCGGCCCCGTGAAGGATCCGGTGAAGCCGCGTCTTGCGGAGAAAGCGTGGATGGGTCTCGCCACCCAGGTCATCACCGACGAGCTCGCGACCGCGCTCGGCATCGCTGGCAAGAAGGGCGTGCGTGTGACTTCGCTCGCGCCGGATTCACCGGCAAAGCGGGCAGGTTTGTTAGAAGGCGATCTGTTGCTCAAGCTGGATGGCAAGATCATCAACGCCCGCCGCCCGGAAGACTCCGAGACTTTTCCTGAGCTGATCCTCGCCTATCCGGTCGATGCGACCGTCGAGCTGACTGGTATGCGCGCCGGTCAGCCGCAGACGTGGAACGTCTCGCTCGCGCCGCGGCCGATCGATGACAGCGAGCTGCGGGAGTACAAGGACGAACTCTTCGAATTCACCGCCCGCCAGCTTTCCACCGCCCAGCGCGACAAGATGAAGGCCGAGCTCGATCTGGAGCCGGCCGGTATCTCCGTGATGAAGGTCGAGCCCAGCGGTTGGGCCGCTCTCGGCGGGCTCTCGCCGGACGATGTGATCCTCACCATCGACGGCACGCCGATGAACGAAATCGACACTCTCAAGACGAAACTCATCTCGCTCCGCGACAGCAAACCGCGCAGCGTCGTCTTCGGCATCCGCCGTGGCCCGCGCACGTGGTTCCTCGAAATCGAGCCACGCTGGTAA